The following coding sequences lie in one Mycobacterium sp. DL440 genomic window:
- a CDS encoding flavin reductase family protein yields the protein MSQVETLSTDPTKLRSVLGCFPSGVVIVTGQTESECVGLTVQSFMALSLEPPLVLLSIARTSTSWPAIKANGRFGINVLGESAADLASEFARSGGPKFDSCEWHPGLMTGSPVLPGAIAWIEAEIWQLYDGGDHEIVAARVLDLGAVEGDSRPLLFFRSNFTRLAAG from the coding sequence ATGTCGCAGGTAGAGACGCTGTCGACCGATCCGACGAAGCTTCGTTCGGTCCTGGGCTGTTTCCCGTCTGGCGTGGTGATCGTGACCGGTCAGACCGAGTCGGAGTGCGTCGGTCTGACGGTCCAGTCCTTCATGGCACTCTCGCTGGAACCGCCTCTGGTGCTGCTGTCGATAGCGCGAACTTCGACCAGCTGGCCGGCGATCAAGGCCAACGGCCGGTTCGGTATCAACGTCCTCGGTGAATCCGCCGCTGACTTGGCGTCGGAATTCGCACGCAGTGGCGGGCCGAAATTCGACTCATGTGAATGGCATCCGGGCCTGATGACGGGATCGCCCGTGTTGCCGGGTGCGATTGCGTGGATCGAAGCCGAGATCTGGCAGCTCTACGACGGCGGCGATCATGAGATCGTCGCGGCCCGTGTTCTTGATCTCGGTGCTGTGGAAGGGGATTCGCGGCCGTTGCTCTTCTTCCGATCGAATTTCACCCGCCTCGCTGCCGGGTAG
- a CDS encoding mycofactocin-coupled SDR family oxidoreductase, which produces MGMLEGKVVMVTGAARGQGRAHAIASAREGADVILVDAVRQIETVPYALAEPSDLEHSAKEVEALGRKAIQVVADVRSQSDLDAVVQQGIAELGKIDCLIANAGIWSLGPFWELTEQAWADEVDINLTGVWKSAKAVAPHMIERQQGSIVITGSIDALEPGGGYAHYTASKYGVIGLMKSVALELAPHGVRANCICPGFVDSGMTNNTPMYDMVAGHEGGTRDEFIHNGYNFTALKGVTAMEPSRMADTALYLNSDLAARVTGVVIPVDAGHMLLSGHNHNPVR; this is translated from the coding sequence ATGGGAATGTTGGAAGGCAAAGTAGTGATGGTCACGGGTGCGGCCCGTGGTCAAGGACGCGCACACGCGATCGCGAGCGCTCGGGAGGGCGCGGACGTCATCCTGGTCGACGCCGTCCGGCAGATCGAGACGGTGCCATACGCACTGGCCGAGCCGTCTGACCTTGAGCACAGCGCAAAGGAAGTGGAAGCACTGGGCCGTAAGGCCATCCAGGTGGTGGCCGACGTACGGTCGCAGTCGGACCTCGATGCCGTCGTACAGCAGGGCATCGCCGAGCTGGGCAAGATCGATTGCCTGATCGCCAACGCCGGGATCTGGAGCTTGGGTCCGTTCTGGGAGCTCACCGAACAGGCCTGGGCGGACGAGGTCGACATCAATCTCACCGGCGTGTGGAAGAGCGCAAAGGCCGTGGCGCCGCACATGATCGAGCGTCAGCAGGGATCGATCGTCATCACCGGTTCCATCGACGCCCTCGAGCCAGGTGGTGGCTACGCGCACTACACGGCTTCCAAGTACGGCGTGATCGGCTTGATGAAGAGCGTTGCGCTGGAACTGGCCCCGCACGGTGTCCGGGCGAACTGCATTTGCCCCGGGTTTGTGGACAGCGGCATGACCAACAACACGCCGATGTACGACATGGTCGCGGGCCACGAGGGCGGCACCCGGGACGAATTCATCCACAACGGATACAACTTCACCGCCCTCAAGGGCGTGACCGCCATGGAGCCGTCACGGATGGCCGACACCGCGCTGTATCTGAACTCGGACCTGGCCGCGAGGGTCACCGGAGTGGTCATCCCGGTGGATGCAGGCCACATGCTGCTCTCGGGCCACAACCACAATCCTGTCCGCTAG
- a CDS encoding LLM class flavin-dependent oxidoreductase, producing the protein MKFGTFHLPYSLDYADGKRPAKDVIDWDLQVVEWADRYGLDEAFFAEHFTVGAEPSPAPDAMIAAASQRTSRIRLGAGAHLLPYHNPIALAHRIMWLDHMTGGRYIAGMAPGAYPSDAQMFSTGKNNNEMMIEALDIIESIWTKPAPFTIAGKYWSVDMPDYDPELKGPHLRPLQDPHPPIAMTGMQPKSPTLALAGERGYLPMSQQLGNETLRQQWATYDEAARAAGHQTTRSDWRIFRDFFVADTDEQARDAVINGAAGKTWEAILLPVFKKMNLLPMLAGDMDPEKVDLDWLADNFWLVGSPATVREKVREFNKECGGTGTIISFTYDYSDTPELYERNFELMGKEVMPALADL; encoded by the coding sequence ATGAAATTCGGAACATTCCATCTGCCGTATTCATTGGATTACGCGGACGGCAAGCGTCCGGCGAAAGATGTCATCGACTGGGATCTGCAGGTCGTGGAGTGGGCCGACCGGTATGGCCTCGACGAGGCGTTCTTCGCCGAGCACTTCACCGTGGGTGCCGAACCGAGCCCGGCCCCCGACGCCATGATCGCCGCTGCCTCGCAACGCACTTCGCGGATTCGCCTCGGAGCGGGTGCCCACCTGTTGCCGTACCACAATCCGATCGCGCTGGCGCACCGGATCATGTGGCTCGATCACATGACCGGCGGGCGCTACATCGCGGGCATGGCTCCGGGTGCGTATCCCAGTGACGCCCAGATGTTCTCGACCGGCAAGAACAACAACGAGATGATGATCGAAGCGCTCGACATCATCGAGTCGATCTGGACCAAACCGGCGCCATTCACGATCGCCGGCAAGTACTGGTCGGTCGACATGCCCGACTATGACCCGGAGTTGAAAGGCCCGCATCTGCGGCCTTTGCAGGACCCACACCCGCCGATCGCCATGACTGGCATGCAGCCGAAGTCGCCGACGCTGGCGCTCGCGGGTGAACGCGGTTACCTGCCGATGAGCCAGCAGCTCGGCAACGAAACGCTGCGCCAGCAGTGGGCGACCTACGACGAGGCGGCACGCGCGGCCGGCCATCAGACCACCAGGTCCGACTGGCGCATCTTCCGCGACTTCTTCGTTGCGGACACCGACGAGCAAGCCCGGGATGCGGTGATCAACGGGGCCGCGGGCAAGACATGGGAGGCGATCCTGCTGCCCGTCTTCAAGAAGATGAACCTGCTGCCGATGCTGGCCGGGGACATGGATCCCGAGAAGGTCGACCTCGATTGGCTGGCTGACAACTTCTGGCTGGTCGGCTCACCGGCCACGGTGCGGGAGAAGGTCCGTGAGTTCAACAAAGAGTGCGGTGGCACGGGAACGATTATCTCGTTCACCTACGACTACAGCGACACCCCGGAGCTGTACGAGCGCAACTTCGAGCTCATGGGCAAAGAGGTCATGCCCGCTCTCGCCGACCTCTGA
- a CDS encoding NAD-dependent succinate-semialdehyde dehydrogenase, giving the protein MTLYRVLNPATEETEREYPTASSEEITEVLDRTDRAYPLWRATPIDERAEILLRVADTIEKRAEELGSIVTREMGKLIGSAVGEAKFSASIFRYYAENGARLLTDEQLISELPGTSLIRRTPIGPVFGIAPWNYPYFQIARVAAPNLIIGNTLVLKHSPQCPESALAFEALLHESGVPQDAYINVFADIEQASTIIADRRIHGVSFTGSERAGQSVAEIAGANLKKVVLELGGSDPYIVLDTDDVPAVARTCAKARVANAGQVCNGAKRFLVADELYDDFLSEFVAVMGEQVTGDPYDPATAYGPLASEQVVCTLVDQIDDAVSKGATVHCGGKRLSGPGYFVEATVLSGVNPQMRAYHEELFGPVAVVHRVADADEAIALANDNPYGLGSAVFTQDDATAMKVAEQLETGMVWINEAEGDSPDLPFGGTKRSGIGRELGPLGLDEYVYKKLIHIP; this is encoded by the coding sequence GTGACTTTGTACAGAGTGCTGAACCCGGCAACCGAGGAGACCGAAAGGGAATATCCCACTGCCAGTTCCGAGGAGATTACCGAGGTGCTCGACCGGACCGACCGCGCGTATCCGCTGTGGCGCGCTACGCCGATCGATGAGCGTGCGGAAATTCTGTTGCGGGTCGCCGACACCATCGAGAAGCGTGCCGAGGAGCTGGGTTCCATCGTCACACGGGAGATGGGCAAGCTCATCGGCTCTGCGGTGGGGGAAGCGAAGTTCTCGGCGTCGATATTCAGGTATTACGCCGAGAACGGTGCCAGGCTCTTGACCGATGAGCAGTTGATCTCGGAATTGCCCGGCACATCGCTGATTCGGCGAACACCGATCGGACCGGTCTTCGGCATCGCGCCGTGGAACTACCCGTACTTCCAGATCGCCCGAGTTGCAGCACCGAATTTGATCATCGGAAACACTCTGGTGCTCAAGCACTCTCCGCAATGCCCGGAGTCGGCGTTGGCGTTCGAGGCGCTGCTTCACGAGAGCGGCGTTCCACAGGACGCCTACATCAACGTGTTCGCCGATATCGAGCAGGCGTCCACGATCATCGCCGATCGGCGGATCCACGGGGTTTCCTTCACCGGCAGCGAGCGCGCGGGGCAGTCGGTCGCCGAGATCGCCGGCGCGAATCTGAAAAAGGTCGTTCTCGAGCTCGGCGGGTCGGACCCGTACATCGTGCTCGACACCGACGATGTACCGGCTGTGGCGCGGACGTGCGCCAAGGCTCGCGTGGCGAACGCCGGTCAGGTCTGCAACGGCGCCAAGCGTTTCCTCGTCGCCGACGAGCTGTACGACGACTTCCTGTCTGAATTCGTCGCGGTGATGGGTGAACAGGTCACCGGCGATCCCTACGATCCCGCGACCGCGTATGGCCCGCTCGCCTCGGAGCAGGTCGTCTGCACACTCGTAGACCAGATCGACGATGCGGTCAGCAAGGGCGCGACGGTGCACTGCGGCGGTAAGCGACTGTCGGGCCCAGGGTATTTCGTCGAGGCCACGGTCCTCAGTGGGGTGAACCCGCAGATGCGCGCCTATCACGAAGAACTTTTCGGACCGGTTGCAGTGGTGCACCGTGTTGCCGACGCCGACGAGGCCATCGCCTTGGCCAACGACAACCCGTACGGACTCGGTAGCGCGGTCTTCACTCAGGACGACGCAACCGCGATGAAGGTTGCCGAGCAGCTCGAAACCGGGATGGTTTGGATCAACGAGGCAGAGGGCGACTCACCTGATCTGCCGTTCGGAGGAACCAAACGTTCCGGTATCGGACGGGAATTGGGCCCCTTGGGATTGGACGAGTACGTCTACAAGAAGTTGATCCACATCCCCTGA
- a CDS encoding aspartate aminotransferase family protein codes for MTGSTTVDVNTQYQTGVRDHLLLHFGQHAKLRDGGEIPVIERAEGVYVHDSRGRRYLDALSCLFCAQIGYSYGDEFAAAATEQLTTLPFNTTWGTAHPAAIELAERLADLAPAGINRAFFTSGGSESVESAWKLARQYHIANGEPGRIKAIARRTAYHGLSLGALAFTGIPALKEPFGAPSIEVSHVPNTNRFRAADGDDSSAFTARILAETEAAIVAAGPETVGMLIAEPLQNAGGCFTAPDGYWAGLRALTDKYGILLVADEVITGFGRLGEYFGVSSVGATPDLITLAKGVTSAYAPMGVVMVSDRVAEPFFRPGQVLQHGITFAGHPLSAAIALQNIKIFERDRVLENVRELAPYLKNRMTGLLSLPIVGDVRGDGFFFAAELVATEQGDRLNAEQRDFFVRQYLPSRIREAGLIARADDRGEPLVQIAPPLVCTKAELDTIVDALQEVLTDAGEKIGL; via the coding sequence ATGACCGGTTCCACCACAGTGGACGTCAACACGCAGTACCAGACGGGTGTGCGCGACCATCTGCTGTTGCATTTCGGTCAGCACGCGAAGCTCCGTGATGGCGGCGAGATCCCGGTGATCGAACGGGCCGAAGGGGTTTATGTCCACGACTCCCGCGGTCGCCGATACCTGGATGCGCTGTCCTGCCTGTTCTGCGCGCAGATCGGCTACTCCTACGGGGACGAATTTGCCGCTGCTGCAACTGAACAGCTGACCACCCTGCCGTTCAACACCACCTGGGGTACGGCGCACCCCGCGGCGATCGAATTGGCCGAGCGGCTGGCCGATCTGGCGCCGGCCGGAATCAACCGGGCCTTCTTCACCTCCGGGGGATCCGAATCCGTCGAGTCCGCGTGGAAGTTGGCCCGCCAGTACCACATCGCCAACGGCGAGCCCGGCCGGATCAAAGCCATCGCGCGCCGGACCGCGTACCACGGCTTGTCGCTGGGAGCATTGGCGTTCACCGGGATTCCGGCCCTAAAAGAGCCCTTTGGCGCACCCTCGATCGAGGTGAGCCACGTTCCCAACACCAACCGGTTCCGAGCGGCCGACGGCGACGACTCGAGCGCGTTCACCGCGCGCATCCTCGCCGAAACCGAGGCGGCCATCGTCGCGGCCGGTCCTGAGACCGTCGGCATGCTGATCGCCGAACCGCTGCAGAACGCCGGTGGCTGCTTCACCGCTCCCGACGGGTACTGGGCGGGGCTTCGCGCGTTGACCGACAAGTACGGCATCCTGCTGGTCGCCGACGAGGTGATCACGGGCTTTGGCAGGCTCGGAGAGTACTTCGGAGTGAGCTCGGTCGGTGCGACGCCGGACCTGATCACCCTCGCCAAGGGAGTGACCTCCGCGTACGCGCCCATGGGCGTGGTGATGGTCTCCGATCGTGTTGCCGAGCCCTTCTTCCGCCCGGGACAGGTTCTGCAGCACGGCATCACATTTGCGGGCCACCCACTTTCGGCTGCCATCGCGCTGCAGAACATCAAGATCTTCGAACGTGACCGGGTGCTCGAGAACGTCCGGGAGCTGGCGCCATATTTGAAGAACCGGATGACGGGCCTGCTGTCGCTGCCGATCGTCGGCGATGTTCGCGGCGACGGCTTCTTCTTCGCGGCCGAGCTGGTTGCCACCGAACAGGGTGACCGGTTGAACGCAGAACAACGGGATTTCTTTGTCCGTCAGTATCTTCCGTCGCGGATTCGCGAAGCGGGCCTGATCGCGCGGGCCGATGACCGCGGTGAACCGTTGGTCCAGATCGCACCGCCACTGGTGTGCACCAAAGCAGAACTCGACACGATTGTCGACGCTCTGCAGGAGGTGCTCACTGACGCCGGAGAAAAGATCGGGCTGTGA
- a CDS encoding FAD-binding and (Fe-S)-binding domain-containing protein, with product MNPSVDITDLGGGSSVEIDTATRRLAEYSYDASNYRVTPAGVAFPRTAAEVSELVARCSAAGVPVTARGGGTSMAGNAVGPGVVVDFSRHMNSIVAIDVEARTAVVEPGVVLSDLAAAVEATSGGALTFAPDPSSKTRATVGGAVGNDACGNHSVRYGRTADHVVALDLVLADGTKLTATRSAIRATDPADAHAVGRAAEIHTALQALALENMAEFRLELGRIPRQVSGFHLAHLLPENGFDVARALVGSEGACGIVVAATVGLVESPPSAQLFILGYEDLIDAARDVETILRYAPAAVEGIDELIVDTMRARRGSDSVADLPVGHAWLYVDLDGDDVDEISGRGRELLREVYEHGRVLDAREVRDPVARKKLWRVREDGAGLSSRLEDPKGDGTVTSWPGWEDSAVAPEKLADYLVDFRDLLAEFDLIGVMYGHFGAGCMHIRITFDQRTFEGQQVMQRFLRAAARLVVKHGGTLSGEHGDGRARSELLAEMYSPVVMRAFARFKEIFDPDGVLNPGMIVDPPAVTDNLALGNVPDLPWRTSFSLTETRHGDGTSGYADAVQRCIGVGRCRSRSGGVMCPSYRATGDEKDSTRGRARVLQDMVRGARTVDEGWASEDVRAALDLCLSCKACSTDCPTGVDIATYKSEFFDHYYASRRRPMAHYSLGWLPLWLKITEWIAPVVNAVLATRLKLVMLRVGGLTTERELPPFASRRRIRKIVGSGAGDPADTDVMLLFDCFTKGFRPEVAASALRVVADAGHRVQVRSDVCCGLTWISTGQLARAKKHLARTARLLDDGTVRPIVVTEPSCAAALRGDLPELVHNDAARRVASRVRSFAEQVSAQARNGWAPAHRLPDAVTVQPHCHEYAVFGAETQRRALHAVGVGTVHESTGCCGVAGNFGFERNHFETSMAVAEQALAPALRAGPAAVVLTDGFSCHMQVRQLTDRPRPGASVHLAQILDPQAQ from the coding sequence GTGAACCCATCCGTCGACATCACCGATCTGGGCGGAGGCTCTTCTGTGGAAATCGACACCGCGACGAGACGCCTCGCGGAGTACAGCTACGACGCATCGAACTACCGGGTCACCCCCGCGGGGGTCGCCTTCCCGCGCACCGCTGCGGAAGTCAGCGAGCTCGTCGCCCGCTGCAGTGCGGCCGGGGTTCCCGTCACCGCACGTGGCGGAGGTACGTCGATGGCCGGCAATGCGGTCGGGCCCGGCGTTGTCGTCGACTTTTCGAGGCACATGAATTCGATTGTCGCGATCGACGTCGAGGCGCGGACCGCAGTCGTCGAACCCGGTGTGGTGCTGTCCGATCTGGCAGCAGCAGTCGAAGCGACCAGCGGTGGCGCGCTGACGTTCGCGCCCGACCCGTCGAGCAAGACCCGTGCCACGGTCGGCGGGGCGGTCGGCAACGACGCCTGCGGTAATCACTCGGTGCGCTACGGCCGAACCGCCGACCATGTCGTCGCGCTGGACCTCGTACTGGCCGATGGCACGAAACTGACTGCGACGCGCTCGGCGATCCGCGCCACTGACCCGGCCGACGCGCACGCGGTCGGCCGCGCGGCGGAGATCCACACGGCCTTGCAAGCACTCGCGTTGGAGAACATGGCCGAATTCCGGCTCGAACTCGGCCGCATTCCTCGCCAGGTGTCCGGGTTTCACCTGGCACACCTGTTGCCGGAAAACGGTTTCGACGTCGCGCGCGCACTTGTCGGCAGTGAGGGCGCGTGTGGAATCGTCGTGGCCGCAACCGTCGGGCTTGTCGAATCCCCACCGTCGGCACAGTTGTTCATCCTCGGCTACGAGGACCTCATCGATGCCGCGCGCGATGTCGAAACCATCCTGCGATATGCACCGGCCGCCGTAGAGGGGATCGACGAGTTGATCGTCGACACGATGCGGGCCCGGCGCGGGTCTGACTCGGTCGCCGATCTTCCGGTTGGGCACGCCTGGCTGTACGTCGACCTCGATGGTGACGACGTCGACGAGATTTCCGGGCGGGGACGCGAACTGCTCCGCGAGGTCTATGAACACGGTCGCGTGCTCGATGCGCGGGAGGTTCGTGACCCGGTGGCCCGCAAGAAGCTCTGGCGCGTCCGCGAGGACGGTGCGGGGCTGTCGTCGCGGCTCGAAGATCCCAAGGGCGACGGCACCGTGACATCGTGGCCCGGCTGGGAAGACTCCGCCGTCGCACCGGAGAAGCTCGCGGATTACCTTGTCGACTTCCGCGACCTGCTCGCCGAATTCGACCTGATCGGGGTGATGTACGGGCATTTCGGCGCCGGCTGCATGCACATCCGGATCACCTTCGACCAGCGGACCTTCGAGGGTCAGCAGGTCATGCAGCGGTTCCTGCGGGCCGCCGCACGGCTGGTGGTCAAGCACGGCGGCACGTTGTCCGGTGAACACGGCGACGGACGCGCCCGCTCCGAACTGCTCGCCGAAATGTATTCACCCGTGGTCATGAGAGCGTTCGCCCGGTTCAAGGAGATCTTCGACCCGGACGGGGTGCTCAACCCCGGCATGATCGTCGACCCGCCGGCCGTGACGGACAATCTCGCCCTCGGCAACGTGCCCGACCTTCCATGGCGGACAAGCTTTTCCCTGACCGAGACCCGTCACGGTGACGGAACCAGCGGCTATGCGGACGCGGTGCAACGGTGCATCGGCGTCGGGCGGTGCCGTTCGCGGTCGGGCGGGGTCATGTGCCCGAGCTACCGGGCCACCGGTGACGAGAAGGATTCGACGCGCGGGCGGGCGCGCGTGCTGCAGGACATGGTGCGCGGCGCGCGCACCGTCGACGAGGGCTGGGCATCCGAGGATGTCCGCGCCGCACTCGATCTGTGCTTGTCGTGCAAGGCGTGTTCGACCGATTGTCCGACCGGAGTGGACATCGCCACCTACAAGTCCGAGTTCTTCGACCATTACTACGCGAGTCGGCGCAGGCCGATGGCGCACTATTCTCTCGGCTGGCTTCCGCTGTGGCTGAAGATCACCGAATGGATCGCTCCCGTCGTCAACGCTGTCCTGGCCACCCGGTTGAAGCTCGTGATGCTGCGCGTGGGTGGCCTCACGACCGAGCGTGAACTCCCGCCGTTCGCGTCTCGTCGGCGAATCCGGAAGATCGTGGGATCGGGCGCTGGCGACCCGGCAGACACCGATGTGATGCTGCTTTTCGACTGCTTCACCAAGGGGTTTCGCCCGGAAGTCGCGGCCTCGGCGCTGCGGGTCGTTGCGGACGCCGGTCACCGGGTGCAGGTCCGCAGCGATGTGTGCTGCGGTCTGACGTGGATCTCGACAGGACAACTCGCGCGTGCCAAGAAGCACCTCGCCCGCACGGCACGCCTGCTCGACGACGGCACCGTCCGTCCGATCGTGGTCACCGAACCGAGCTGCGCGGCGGCGCTGCGCGGGGATCTGCCCGAACTCGTCCACAACGATGCGGCCCGTCGGGTCGCGTCCCGGGTGCGCAGTTTCGCCGAGCAGGTCAGTGCGCAGGCGCGCAACGGTTGGGCGCCTGCCCATCGGCTTCCCGATGCGGTGACGGTACAGCCCCATTGTCACGAGTACGCGGTCTTCGGCGCCGAAACACAGCGCCGCGCGCTGCATGCGGTCGGTGTGGGCACGGTGCACGAATCCACCGGATGTTGTGGCGTTGCAGGAAATTTCGGATTCGAGCGCAACCACTTCGAGACCAGCATGGCGGTTGCCGAACAGGCGCTCGCGCCTGCGCTGCGAGCGGGTCCGGCGGCGGTCGTGCTCACCGATGGGTTCAGTTGCCACATGCAGGTACGTCAATTGACCGACCGCCCAAGGCCGGGCGCGTCGGTCCATCTCGCACAAATTCTCGATCCTCAAGCACAGTAA
- a CDS encoding NAD-dependent succinate-semialdehyde dehydrogenase: MTTTADTFSPTAGALAVPTGLLIGGTWRDAADGKTFAVENPATGETIAMIADGGPADADAALEAAVAAQSAWGRTAPRARSEILRRAYDLLIEREDWIAEVVTSEMGKPLEQAKGEVAYAAEFLRWFSEEAVRIDGDHLLTGDGANRIVVTREPVGPCVLVTPWNFPLAMGTRKIGPAVAAGCTIVLKPAEQTPLTMLALAEIMQDAGLPDGVLNVVNTSDPGAVVTPWMTSGKARKISFTGSTEVGKLLLTQAAGTVMHTSMELGGNAPFIVFADADIDVAVEGAITAKMRNMGEACTAANRLYVHRSIAGVFAERLAARLREMTIGNGIEAGIDVGPLIDNDARAKVQHLVDDALRRGARAVTGGSAPDGPGYFYQPTVLTDVCTESELMTTEIFGPVAPVIPFDDEDEVIELANSTDWGLAGYIFTQDVDRAFDVGERLEVGMVGVNTGLVSNPAAPFGGVKQSGLGREGGKVGIDEFLEYKYFSVPRRSRGGQR; encoded by the coding sequence ATGACCACAACAGCGGATACCTTCAGTCCCACGGCCGGGGCGTTGGCAGTCCCCACCGGATTGCTGATCGGTGGCACGTGGCGAGACGCAGCCGACGGAAAGACCTTCGCAGTAGAGAATCCCGCCACCGGCGAGACGATTGCGATGATCGCAGACGGTGGCCCCGCCGACGCCGATGCCGCACTGGAGGCCGCGGTGGCCGCCCAGTCGGCCTGGGGCCGCACGGCGCCCCGTGCCCGCAGCGAGATCCTGCGCCGCGCATACGATCTGCTGATCGAACGTGAGGATTGGATCGCCGAGGTCGTCACGTCCGAGATGGGGAAGCCGCTCGAGCAGGCCAAGGGCGAGGTGGCCTACGCCGCAGAGTTCCTGCGGTGGTTCTCCGAAGAAGCAGTGCGCATCGACGGGGATCACCTGCTCACCGGCGACGGCGCGAACCGGATCGTCGTCACCCGCGAGCCGGTCGGGCCCTGCGTGCTGGTAACGCCGTGGAACTTCCCGCTGGCGATGGGGACGCGCAAGATCGGTCCCGCGGTGGCGGCCGGCTGCACCATCGTGCTGAAGCCCGCCGAACAGACTCCGCTGACCATGCTCGCGCTCGCGGAGATCATGCAGGATGCCGGCTTGCCGGATGGTGTGCTCAATGTGGTGAACACCAGCGACCCGGGCGCGGTGGTCACGCCGTGGATGACGAGCGGCAAGGCCCGAAAGATCAGCTTCACGGGATCCACCGAGGTCGGAAAGCTCCTGCTCACGCAGGCTGCCGGCACCGTCATGCACACGTCGATGGAGCTCGGCGGAAACGCGCCGTTCATCGTCTTCGCCGATGCAGACATCGATGTCGCGGTGGAAGGGGCGATCACCGCGAAGATGCGGAACATGGGGGAGGCGTGCACCGCGGCGAACCGACTCTATGTTCACCGCAGCATTGCCGGTGTCTTCGCCGAGCGTCTGGCCGCGCGCCTGCGCGAGATGACGATCGGCAACGGCATCGAAGCCGGAATCGACGTCGGCCCGCTCATCGACAACGACGCCCGCGCCAAAGTCCAACACCTGGTCGACGATGCCCTGCGCCGTGGTGCCCGAGCAGTCACCGGCGGGAGCGCTCCGGATGGACCGGGGTATTTCTATCAGCCGACCGTTCTCACCGATGTGTGCACCGAGTCGGAGTTGATGACCACGGAGATCTTCGGGCCCGTTGCACCGGTGATCCCGTTCGACGATGAGGACGAGGTGATCGAACTCGCCAACTCCACCGACTGGGGGCTTGCGGGCTACATCTTCACTCAGGACGTCGACCGCGCGTTCGATGTCGGTGAACGTCTTGAAGTGGGGATGGTGGGGGTGAACACCGGCCTGGTGTCGAACCCTGCCGCACCGTTCGGCGGAGTCAAGCAGTCAGGACTTGGCCGTGAAGGCGGGAAGGTCGGCATCGACGAGTTCCTCGAGTACAAGTACTTCTCTGTCCCTCGACGGAGTCGTGGTGGGCAGCGGTAA
- the solA gene encoding N-methyl-L-tryptophan oxidase produces the protein MSTPTVAVVGLGTVGAQCLWQLSKRGVDLAGYETYSPGHARGGAGGDSRLFKNIEMEDEHYSPVVARADQLWDELQLESGRELRTVTGALITGAPTDLEMERAVKNAADTGVPHEIWDTETLVRKVPQYCPDPGDIGIWDKRGGFIRPELSVATAARMAERRGARIHRRRRVLEIAQSSHGVAIHTDDGVDTYDNVVVAVGAWTPVLFPRFRGFIIPRRLTSAWFFARDADHLKGFPPFIRSVATYAYGIPTTDGTAVKIGLGFADHTPADNPDQVERTVQPEELGPFQDKVQRYLPGLDPEPMRTETYLEGYTPTRREWIGAHPDMPNVLVLAGFSGHGFKLCPAIGEAAAERVLGEAPTLDFDFLEDGRIPF, from the coding sequence ATGAGTACCCCGACGGTGGCCGTGGTGGGACTCGGGACGGTCGGAGCCCAGTGCCTCTGGCAACTGAGCAAACGGGGCGTCGACCTCGCCGGCTATGAGACGTACTCGCCCGGACATGCGCGTGGCGGCGCCGGCGGAGACAGCCGGTTGTTCAAGAACATCGAGATGGAGGACGAACACTACAGCCCCGTGGTCGCGCGAGCCGATCAGCTTTGGGACGAACTCCAGCTGGAGTCCGGCCGGGAGTTGCGTACGGTCACCGGCGCCCTGATCACCGGCGCGCCGACCGACCTGGAGATGGAACGCGCGGTCAAGAATGCTGCGGATACCGGTGTGCCACATGAAATCTGGGATACCGAGACGTTGGTCCGCAAGGTGCCGCAGTACTGCCCCGATCCGGGTGACATCGGTATATGGGACAAGCGGGGCGGATTCATCCGTCCGGAGCTCAGTGTGGCGACGGCGGCGCGCATGGCCGAGCGGCGAGGGGCTCGGATCCATCGGCGACGGCGGGTGCTGGAGATTGCACAGTCGTCGCATGGCGTGGCCATCCACACCGACGATGGGGTGGATACCTATGACAACGTGGTCGTGGCGGTGGGCGCGTGGACACCGGTGCTGTTCCCGCGGTTCCGGGGCTTCATCATTCCGCGCCGATTGACCTCTGCCTGGTTCTTTGCCCGAGATGCCGATCACCTCAAGGGTTTTCCGCCGTTCATTCGCTCGGTTGCGACGTACGCCTACGGCATTCCGACCACGGACGGTACCGCCGTGAAAATCGGGCTCGGATTTGCCGACCACACGCCGGCGGACAACCCCGATCAAGTGGAACGCACAGTGCAGCCCGAGGAACTGGGGCCGTTCCAGGACAAGGTGCAACGCTATCTGCCTGGTCTCGATCCGGAACCCATGCGAACCGAAACCTACCTCGAGGGTTACACGCCGACGCGGCGCGAATGGATCGGTGCGCATCCGGACATGCCCAATGTTTTGGTTCTCGCCGGATTCTCCGGCCACGGTTTCAAACTGTGCCCGGCCATCGGTGAGGCGGCCGCAGAACGGGTGCTGGGCGAAGCGCCGACGCTCGACTTCGACTTCTTGGAGGACGGGCGCATCCCGTTCTGA